The following coding sequences are from one Armatimonadota bacterium window:
- a CDS encoding 4Fe-4S dicluster domain-containing protein, which yields MRFPRSDGSPVADLTFAEAVAARSGENIAACYQCAKCTAGCPLAPDMDLAPNQVLRCVQLGMRDTVLASSGIWLCTTCATCATRCPRDIDLARVMDTLRAMALESGVTPAQPQTPLFYRLFLGLVRRGGRLNEVPLMAAYGLLTRNPFKDLLLGQKMFVKGKLNPIAPKVRDIAQVREIFAISEKSTTKTQRHEVKGS from the coding sequence GTGCGGTTCCCACGCAGCGACGGCAGTCCCGTCGCCGATTTGACCTTCGCCGAGGCAGTGGCGGCGCGCAGCGGCGAGAACATCGCCGCCTGCTACCAGTGCGCCAAGTGCACCGCCGGCTGCCCCCTGGCGCCGGACATGGACCTGGCGCCCAACCAGGTGCTGCGCTGCGTCCAGCTCGGTATGCGCGACACGGTCTTGGCGTCATCCGGCATCTGGCTGTGCACCACCTGCGCCACCTGCGCTACCCGCTGCCCGCGCGACATTGACCTCGCGCGCGTCATGGACACCCTGCGCGCCATGGCGCTTGAGTCCGGCGTCACGCCCGCCCAGCCGCAGACGCCGTTGTTCTATCGCCTGTTCCTGGGCTTGGTGCGCCGCGGTGGCCGCCTCAACGAGGTGCCGTTGATGGCCGCCTACGGCTTGCTGACGCGCAACCCCTTCAAGGACCTCCTGCTGGGGCAGAAGATGTTCGTCAAGGGCAAGCTGAATCCCATCGCGCCCAAGGTGCGCGACATCGCGCAGGTCAGGGAGATCTTCGCAATATCGGAGAAATCAACCACGAAGACACAAAGACACGAAGTGAAGGGATCGTGA